One window of the Anas acuta chromosome 12, bAnaAcu1.1, whole genome shotgun sequence genome contains the following:
- the DET1 gene encoding DET1 homolog produces the protein MAHEAPTIRPRRIQNQNVIHRLERRRISSGKAGSHWHQVRVFHQNVFPNFTVVNVEKPPCFLRKFSPDGRYFIAFSSDQTSLEIYEYQGCQAAEDLLQGYEGEILANGNDQRAVNIRGRLFERFFVLLHITNVASNGEHLNRECSLFTDDCRYVIVGSAAYLPEEPHPPFFEVYRNSESVTPNPRSPLEDYSLHIIDLHTGRLCDTRTFKCDKVILSHNQGLYLYKNILAILSVQQQTIHVFQVTPEGTFIDVRTIGRFCYEDDLLTLSAVYPEVQRDTQTGMANPYKEPFINSLKHRLLVYLWRRAEQDGSAIAKRRFFQYFDQLRQLRMWKMQLLDENHLFIKYTSEDVVTLRVTDPSQPSFFVVYNMVSTEVIAVFENTSDELLELFENFCDLFRNATLHSEAVQFPCSASSNNFARQIQRRFKDTIVNAKYGGHTEAVRRLLGQLPISAQSYSGSPYLDLSLFSYDDKWVSVMERPKTCGDHPIRFYARDSGLLKFEIQAGLLGRPINHTVRRLVAFTFHPFEPFAISVQRTNAEYVVNFHMRHSCT, from the exons ATGGCCCATGAGGCCCCCACCATCCGGCCCCGCCGCATCCAGAACCAGAACGTCATCCACCGGCTGGAGCGGCGCCGCATCAGCTCGGGCAAAGCCGGCAGCCACTGGCACCAGGTGCGCGTCTTCCACCAGAACGTCTTCCCCAACTTCACCGTGGTCAACGTGGAGAAGCCGCCCTGCTTCCTGCGCAAGTTCTCCCCCGACGGCCGCTACTTCATCGCCTTCTCCTCCGACCAGACCTCCCTGGAGATCTACGAGTACCAGGGCTGCCAGGCGGCCGAGGACCTGCTGCAAGGCTACGAGGGGGAGATCCTGGCCAACGGCAACGACCAGCGGGCCGTCAACATCCGCGGGCGGCTCTTCGAGCGCTTCTTCGTCCTGCTGCACATCACCAACGTGGCCTCCAACGGGGAGCACCTCAACCGCGAGTGCAGCTTGTTCACCGACGACTGCCGCTACGTGATCGTGGGCTCGGCTGCCTACCTGCCCGAGGAGCCCCACCCGCCCTTCTTCGAGGTCTACCGCAACAGCGAGTCGGTCACCCCCAACCCCCGCTCCCCGCTGGAGGATTACTCCCTGCACATCATCGACCTCCACACGGGCAGGCTGTGCGACACGCGGACCTTCAAGTGCGACAAGGTCATCCTGTCGCACAACCAGGGGCTCTACCTCTACAAGAACATCCTGGCCATCCTCTCGGTGCAGCAGCAGACCATCCACGTCTTCCAGGTCACCCCCGAGGGGACTTTCATCGACGTGCGGACCATCGGGCGCTTCTGCTACGAGGACGACCTGCTCACCCTCTCCGCCGTGTACCCCGAGGTGCAGCGGGACACGCAGACGGGGATGGCGAACCCCTACAAGGAGCCCTTCATCAACTCCCTGAAGCACCGGCTGCTGGTGTACCTGTGGCGGAGGGCGGAGCAGGACGGCAGCGCCATAGCCAAGAGGAGGTTCTTCCAGTACTTCGACCAGCTGAGGCAGCTCCGCATGTGGAAGATGCAGCTGCTGGACGAGAACCACCTCTTCATCAAGTACACGAGCGAAGACGTGGTCACGCTGCGGGTGACGGATCCTTCGCAG ccctcGTTCTTCGTCGTGTACAACATGGTGAGCACCGAGGTCATCGCCGTGTTTGAGAACACATCGGacgagctgctggagctgttcGAGAACTTCTGCGACCTCTTCAGGAACGCCACCTTGCACAGCGAGGCGGTCCAGTTCCCCTGCTCGGCGTCCAGCAACAACTTTGCCAGGCAGATCCAGCGCCG GTTCAAAGACACTATTGTGAACGCCAAGTACGGAGGGCACACAGAGGCTGTGCGGAGGCTGCTGGGCCAGCTCCCCATCAGCGCCCAGTCCTACAGCGGCAGCCCGTACCTCGACCTCTCCCTTTTCAGCTATGATGACAAGTGGGTGTCAGTCATGGAGCGTCCCAAGACCTGCGGCGATCACCCGATAAG atTTTACGCTCGTGATTCTGGCCTCCTGAAGTTTGAGATCCAGGCGGGACTCCTGGGGCGACCCATCAACCACACGGTGCGGCGCCTGGTTGCGTTCACCTTCCACCCCTTCGAGCCCTTCGCCATCTCGGTGCAGCGCACCAACGCGGAGTACGTGGTGAACTTCCACATGAGGCACAGCTGCACGTAG